CATTAAAATGAAGTTATCCGATCATGTGGTGTATAATGATGAGCAACAGATGGTGATCCCGCAGGTGCTGGCCTTGCATAAGTTATTTCAGCAGGGCTGAGTGAACATACTTCCCGCCTGCATGGCCTGCATAAATTATTTCAGCTTACCCAGCCACTCTTTCATCCGTTTCATTCCTTCCTGTATCCGGTCCATACCTGTAGCGTAAGAAATACGTATACATTCCGGCTGCTCAAATGCGCGGCCCGATACCACTGTTACATTGGCTTTGTGCAGGAGGTACATACACAGATCGTCTGCATTATTGATCTGCTCGCCTTCATAAGATCTGCCGAAGAAACTGCTCACGTTGGGGAACATGTAAAATGCGCCATCCGGCTCATTTACAACCAGCCCGGGGATATCCCTGAGTGCTTTAAAGATAAAAGCCCTGCGTTCGCGGAAGGCAGCTACCATTTCTTTTGCAGTGTCCAGCTCTCCGCGTAATGCAGTGATAGCAGCACGTTGGGTGATGGAGCTGGTGGCGGAAGTGAACTGGCTTTGCACCATGTCTGCAGCTTTGGCAATTTCCAGTGGTGCTGCCAGGTAGCCAAGGCGCCAGCCGGTCATGGCAAATCCTTTACTGAGGCCGTTGATGATGATGGTGCGTTCTTTTAAGCTGCCAAAGCTGGCAATGCTTACATGCTCACCTACATAATTGATATATTCATAGATCTCATCTGAAATGATGAAGATCTGCGGGTGTTTTTCGAACACTGCTGCCAGGCCTTCCAGTTCTTTCCTTGAATAAACAGAACCTGTAGGATTACAGGGGGAAGAGAACATGAACAGCTTTGTATTAGGGGTAATAGCTGCTTCCAGCTGCTGCGGCGTGATCTTGTAATCCTGCTCAATAGGGCAGGGCACAAATTTTACCACACCCTGGCAGAGTTTCACCAGTTCTGAATAAGTGACCCAGTAAGGGGTGGGGATGATCACTTCCTCTCCCGGATTTACCAGGCTGAGTACGCTGTTGGCAATGCTTTGTTTGGCACCGGTAGATACAACGATCTGTTCCGGGCTGTAATCAAGACCATTATCTCTTTTCAGTTTATAGGCAACTGCCTGCTTGAGGTCTGCATAACCTGCCACGGGCGTATAGTGTGTATATCCTTCGTCAATTGCTTTTTTGGCAGCTTCGCGTATATGTACAGGGGTGTCAAAATCCGGTTCGCCGATGCTGAGATCTACGATGTCAATTCCCTGTGCTTTCAGTTCACGGCTAAGTTTAGCCATTCTGATGGTTTGCGGTACGGAGATGCGTGATAATCTTTCTGCTAATTGCATGTTGAATTATTTTTTTTAGGTTGACCGCCGCAAACCTACTGCAAAAAGATGAGCATAAAAAGAAACGTCCCGGGGTTTAGCCCGGGACGTTTTAAATATTATTTGTGTTGTAAGAACAGGAACTACTGACGCAGTATCTTGATCACCGGTTTTTTATCGCCGGTTTGTCCTTTTATACCCATGAAAGAGATGCTGTAAGCATTGTAGGGAGACAGTGTTACGTCAGGCAAAGTAGCCAGTTCTGTACCTGCCTGGTCTTTCACCACAATGGTTACGGTAGCAGGATCTACAGTCTGGAAGTCTGTATTGCCCAGGAAGTCCCTGTATTGGCGGCCGGAAGAAACCTTGGTGGTATTGATGAAGAAATCAACCGGGTTGGCATCGTCCACGAAGTTGAAGAAACGTACGTTTGCTTTATCGCGGGAGATATCGGAAAAGTCTTCGTTAATATTATATGATTCTACCGGAGAAGTACCCCAGAGCAGGATAGTATGATATTGCAGCGTATCGAAGTTGGCGGTTACACTGGTCAGCAAACTGTCTGAACCTGTTTTGGTGAAATCGATCTTGATATTGCCGGGAGCAAATTTATCTGCGGCCCAGGCGCCAAATGCAAAAGGAGTGGTGTTCGCTTTTTTGGTATTGAAAAAGATGTCCATACCGAAAGCGGGCGATCCCTGGATGAAGGCAATTACGGTGCTGGGTGCTTCCGGCGTCACATTATTCTTTAAACAGGAAGACAGGCCTGTGATCACTGCAACCATTGCCAACAGTGCTACGAATCGGTTTTTCATTGTTACCATGCTCTCAAATTTTTGTTGATTACTATTTATTTTACGGTTGTTAAATGCCATTGTAGTTTATTTTATAACGCTTCAGATCTGGTTTGTATTTTTTGATCCTTTTTAATTCTTCCTCATAAATGATCTCACCCAGTGCTTTCAGGAATGGTTTTCCCGTTGTTTCGAAGTCATATTTATCATCTCCTATTACGCCATCCTTATTGGCATAGATGGTGGCGGAAAGGAGAAATTCCACGCCATGGTCAAAGTCCACAAAATATGCTACGTCTGTCAAAAAGCCATACGCCCAGCCCGGTTTATTAAAAATCCGCAGGCCTGCGGGCAATTGTACGTTTCCGTTTGCGCCTCCCATCAGGTATTTTACGTAGTTATGATGGAATTCGGCTGTATCATAAGCCGGGTGGCGTGTTTCCGTTGGCAACTGCGACATATACCGGTATAAAAAACGGTAGTCGTCCTCTGTTAAACGAAAAGCTTGCGTAGAAGTTACACTTTCCGGAAAAATTACACTTTTGAGCATATTATGGAGGTCTGCCAGCAGCAGGCGGTTCTTGACGGAGAAGTCGAAAGGGGCATTCACCAGGGTGGATCCTTTATAATGGGCCTTGCCCACGGAATCCTGCCGGGGGGCAAAAGCAAGGTTGCTGACCTGGTCTGTTTGCCGGTACAGCACCTGCCCGTCCTTTTCAAACCGGATGGCATTGGAATGGCGGTTGGCTTCCTGGGGGAGGGCAATATCAAGCCGGTGGCGGATCTGGGAGGCAGGATAGCCCTTTTCCCAGAGGGCCCGGTTGAATTCTTCCTGCCCGATAAACTCGTAGAGCCGGTTAAAAGCATCATTATCGCTCACCAGGAATATCTTCTTAATATAATGAGCCACAGAGGGTTGTGCGTTCTCTGAAGAAGTGTCTTCCGTAACAGCCGTAGTGATGCCTGCCAGGCTATCTGTATACATGGGGGTGTATTTATCCACTTTCAGGCGGTTCAGTTTTTCCAGTGCCAGAAAGGCTGCGGGCATTTTAACGGTAGAGGCAGGGTAGAAGTACTGGTCTGGCCGAACATGGTAGTAATAGTCCGTAAACACAGGCTGGTTGCCGGCTTTACGGTTGATCTGCGTATAAATTATCTGTAGCCGGTATTCCTCCGGGTTGTTCATAACAGGGCCCAGCCTGGCACTGCGGGCTTGCAGCAGGGTATCCAGGTAAGCTGATGTTAAATTGTGCATGGCGGCAGAATTAATTGTCCGGGATGTTTGGCAGTTCGTAAAAAAAACCAATATTGCACCTGCCGTAAAAATGCGTTGCATCATAGAAGGAAATTTTTAGGCCAAAATCTAGCTCAAAACCAATCGGATAGTGGATTGCTAACAGTTTTGAACCGGGCTTTAATATATCAATTTAAATTCTATCTTTGCAACTCTTGAAAAATTTATATTAATAATCCGAAACAAAATGCAACTAAAAGGACTGGTTAGATTTTTTGCTGTCGCACTGATCCTTATCTCTTTGTATCAATTGTCCTTCACGTTCGTGGTACGGAACTATGAGAAAAAGATAAAGACCAAGGCCGAAGACTTTGTGGCCCACCAATATCCTACCGCTGAACAAAAGTATGCCGGTAACAAGGAAGCGCAAGCCCTTTATGCCGACACACTGAATGACCTGATCAAGGAAAGGACAGAACAAATGCTGGACAGCGCCAGTGGCAAGCAGATTGCGGGATTTCCCTGGTTTACCACCTATACCTCAGCGAAAGAAAAGCAACTGAACCTCGGTCTTGACTTACAGGGCGGTATGAATGTGGTGTTAGAAGTTAGTGTGGAAGACGTAGTACGCGCACTCTCCGGTCATTCCAAGGACCCGGCATTCAACAATGCCATTAAGAAAGCCATTGAGCTTAAAAAGAACAGCCAGTCCGATTTCGTGACCCTGTTTGGCGAAGCTTATAAACAAGAAGCACCAAATGGTAAGCTGGCTTCTATTTTCGCTAATGCACAGCAAAAGCAGATCACCTTCAACAGTACCAACGATCAGGTGCTGAATGTGATCCGCAGCGAATCTAAAGCAGCTATCAGGAACACCTATAAAGTGTTGCAAAACCGGATCGACAAGTTCGGGGTAGCTTCTCCCACCATAAACCTGGATGAGAACCGCGGTATCATTTCCGTGGAACTGGCCGGTGTGGATGATGCTGCACGTGTACGCAAATACCTGCAGGCAAGCGCTAACCTGGAATTCCGTGAAACATATAAAAGCGGTGAAGAATTTTATTTAACAGTACTGCAACCCATGAACGAGGCCATCAAGATCTCTCAGGGTATCACTGCTAAAAAAGATTCTGCTGCTCCTGCTGTAAAGGATTCTGCCGCTAACACTGCTGCAGCTCCTGTAGATTCAGCTGCCAGCCTTACAAGCCTGCTGGCTAAGGATTCTGGTGTTGCCAAACTGGGTGCAGACTCCGCCAAACAACTGGATGCACTGCGTGATGAGCAGATCAAGCAAAACCCACTGTTCGCTATCTTCATGCCTACAGTGAATGAGCAAGGTCAGATCCTGCCCAGCTCTATGCTCGGCCGCATCTTCCCTAAAGACACGGCTACTTTCCGCAGATATATAGAAACGCCTGGTGTGAAGGCTATTCTGCCAAAAGACCTCGTGTTCGTATATGGTCCTACTAACCGTGAAGACCGTTCACAACCACTGCCTGTATATGGTATCAAAGTAAATCCTGCTAATCCTATCGCCAAGATCACCGGTGAAAGGGTGACCGGAGCGAAAGCTGATTTCGGACAGGATAACCACCAGGTGGAAGTGACCATGTCTATGGATAACGTAGGTACACGCGACTGGCGTAACCTTACCCGCGCATTGAAACCTTCCAACCCTAACGATGCCCGTACATTTAACTATGTTGCGATCGTTCTGGATAACGTAGTATACTCTGCACCTTCTATCAATACAGAAATTCCAAACGGTAACTCTTCCATCAGCGGAAGCTTTACCCTGGAAGAAGCAACTGACCTTGCCAACATCCTGGTATCCGGTAGAATGCCTGCCCCTGCCAAGATTGTGCAGGAGCAAGTGGTTGGACCTACCCTCGGGCAGGAATCCATCGAGGCAGGTGCTAAATCTTTCATCATCTCTTTCATTGTGATCTTCATCCTGATGCTGGTGTACTTTAACACTGGTGGCTGGGTTGCAAACATCGCACTGATCCTCAACCTGCTGTTCACCGTAGGTATCCTTGCTTCACTGGGCGCCACGCTCACGATGCCTGGTATCGCCGGTCTGGTATTGACTATTGGTATGGCTGTGGATACGAACGTAATTATATTTGAAAGGATCAAGGATGAACTGAGCCGTGGTAAAACTTACCAGCAGGCTGTGGAAGACGGTTACAAACGTTCTTACGCACCTGTACTGGATGGTCACATCACTTCCCTGCTCACTGCCTGTATCCTGTTCTACTTCGGTCTTGGCCCTGTATTGGGTTTTGCTACCACACAGATCATCGGTATCTTATTGTCCCTGTTCTGCGGTATCCTCGTATCCCGTATGATCACTGACTGGTGGACAAATAAGAAAAGACACCTGGAATACTTCACTCCTATTTCCCGCAGGATCTTCAAACATGCCAACTACAACTTCGTAGGCATGCGTAAGTACACTTACATTATCTCTGCAGTAGTACTGGTGCTGGGTATTGGTTCCTTCTTCCATGGTTTTGACCATGGTGTGGATTTCAGCGGTGGACGCAGCTACACTGTACGCTTCGAGAAACCGGTGAATGAAGAAGAAGTGCGTGAGAAACTGAGCGAGATCTATGGTTCAGAAACTTTCGTGAAAACCATCGGTGGTAAAGATCAACTGAACATCACCACTCCTTATAAGATAGAAGACAACTCCGATGCTGCTGTAGCTGAGGTGAAATCCAAACTCTACCAGGGATTGAAAGGTCATTATGCAGGTAACATTGACGAACAAACGTTCCTCAATAAATATATTGTAGGTTCTCAGACTGTATTGCCTACTATCTCTGACGACTTAAGAGCAGGTGCGGTGAAAGCCACTATCCTCTCCCTGATCGTGGTATTCCTGTACATCCTGTTGCGCTTCTCGAAATGGCAGTACTCTATCGGTACTATCTTCTCGCTGCTGCACGACGTATTGGTAACACTGGCAGTATTCTCTTTCTGCCGTACCTGGGTACCTTTCTCCCTGGAGATCGATCAGCACTTTATTGCGGCGATCCTGACAGTGATAGGGTTCTCGATGAACGATACGGTGATTGTGTTTGACCGGATCCGTGAGAACTTCCGCCTGATGAAGGGTGCGGATACCAAAACAGTGATCAACCGTGCGATCAACGATACTTTGAGCCGTACGATCATGACCTCTGTAACGGTGTTCCTGACCATCCTGATCCTCTTCATCTTTGGTGGTGAAGTAACCCGCGGTTTCGCCTTTGCGATGCTGATAGGTGTGATCACCGGTGCTTATTCTTCTATCTTCGTAGCTGCACCAGTTCTGGTGGACTTCGATAAGAAGAATACCCTCTCTAACGAGAAAGAAGCTGTAGTGATACAGAAAGCTCCTCCGTTAGTAAGCGGCAAATAAGCTTTTACTTATCTTACATATAACAAGGGCCGGCTCAGTGATGAGGCGGCCCTTGTTGTTTTAATGATATCTTAACAAAGAGGGGTGAAGCAATGAGAGAGCTTTGAAAGAGCTTATGTAGAGCAAGGAAAGAGCCAAGAAAAAAGTGGTAAAATCATATTACCAGGCACAAAAAAACCGGCTCCTTTTGGAAGCCGGTTCAGATCTTTTAAATATGCTATACCGCAAATGAAGTACCGCAGCCGCAGCTGGAACTTGCATTGGGATTACTGAAAGTAAATCCACGGGCATTCAGGCCGTTCTGGAAGTCTATTTCCATACCAAGGAGATAGATGCCATGTGCTTTCTTCATCACTACCGGAATTCCTTCCAGTTCAAAAACATCATCGTCTTCCATTTTGGCATCAAATCCCAGCACGTAGGACAATCCTGAGCAACCGCCGCCTTTAACACCAATACGGAGGTATTGGGATGCATCAAAGCCATCTTCCTGCCTGATACGGTTCAGCTCCTGAACGGCGCCGCTGGTCAATTTTATGGGTGATTGTGCGATTGTTTCCATGTTTCCATTCATTTAGTCTTACAAAAATACGGAAAAATGCAGTATGTGCGTTGTCACACTGATGTCAGGCCTCTAAATATGAAATTTAATAGGCATACTTCAAAATTGTATGTAATTTGTTATCCAATATGCGCAGACTTCTATGCCTTGCAATGGCTGTAGTGCTGGTACAGCAGGTTACAGCCCAACAATTCGGCGGCAATCCGCCCTCTCTCAAATGGCAGCAGATCAATACGGATACAGTGCGGGTGATCTTTCCGAAAGGAATGGATGCCCAGGGTAAGCGGGTAACGGATATCGTACAACAGATCAGCCGTTATCACAGGAGCAGTATAGGCCCCTTGCAACACAAGGTGAGCATTGTGCTGCAGCCTCAGACCATGCAATCCAACGGTTACGTGCAGTTAGGGCCTTTCCGGTCTGAATTCTTCCTTACACCACCCCCTTCCAGCAATGATGTGGGTTCTGTGAACTGGGTGGACCAGCTGGCCCTCCATGAATACCGTCACGTACTGCAGAACAACAATTTCCGGAAAGGGCTCAGCAAGGTATTTTACTACCTGGGCGGAGAACTGGGGCAGGCAGCCATCACCAACATTGCCGTGCCCAACTGGTTCTGGGAAGGGGATGCGGTGGTAATGGAAACGGCACTGAGCTTACAGGGCAGGGGACGTTTACCAGCCTTCTTCAATGATTTCAGGGCTTTGACGCTGGCCAGTAAAAAGTATTCTTTCATGCAGATCCGCAATGGATCGTACCGCAACTTTATACCGGACCATTATGCCACGGGGTATATGATGACCAGCTACGGCAGAAAACATTACGGACAAACATTCTGGAAAGATGTAACAGATGATGCAGTCCGCTATCGCCGTGTGTTCTATCCTTTCTCCCAAAGCCTGAAACACCGTACCGGCAAAAATGCCGCTGCCTTCTTTAAAGCTTCCTGGGATGAATATGCGGCAGCCTGGAATGCAGCAGACAAGCCAGTTGCAGATACACTCACACCTGCTACGAATACCGTTACAAACTACAAATACGTATACGCTGTTAACGACAGCAGTTACATTGTTTCCAAGAGTTCCTATAAAAAGATCCCCGGGTTTTATGAGCGGGATGCACAAGGGCATGAAACCCTGATCGTGCGGCCGGGTATTGGCTTCGATGATTATTTCAGCTACCGTAACAATAAACTGCTGTGGACCGAAAGCCGGTTTGATGCACGCTGGAGCTGGAAAGACAATTCCGTGGTGAAAGTATTCGACCGCAGCAGCGGGCAAATGCAAATACTGGGTCAGGAGCGCCGTTGTTTTTCACCGGATCTCTCTTTTGACGGGCAAAAAATAGTGGTGGTAACCATTACGCCCACACAACAATATCAGCTCAAACTGCTGGATGCAGCAACAGGGGCAGCAGTGCATACTTTCCCGAATCCTGAGAACTGGTATTACACCTATCCTAAATTCACGGCAGACGATCGGCATATTATCAGTGCCGTGCGTGACCAGGAAGGCAGGATGGCCCTTATACAACAGGCCATCGCAGACGGCAGTGTGAAGATATTGGTGCCCTTTGGCGTACAAACGATCGGAATTTCTTCCGTGCAGGGAGAGAACATTTACTTCACGGCAGCATTCAAAGATGCAGACAATGTTTATACCTTAAATGGCACAGAAGTTAAACAGGTAACGAACAGGCCCAATGGTGTACAGCATATGGCTGTTGCAGGAGATCATATTGTATTCAGCGAGTTTACCGCAGATGGTTATAAGCTGTTGCGGACGGGACTGTCTTCAAATGCTTTCGTAAATCATCACAGCGCCTGGTTACAGCCCGATTTTGGCGAAGGCGGGAACATTCTCGATAAAATACCTGCCGGAGAACATCGGGTCCGTAAATACCCTAAAACACACCGGATCTTTAACTTCCATAGCTGGTTACCGGAAATAGATGATCCGGAGTATGGTTTATTCCTGCATGGAGAGAACGTGCTGGGAACTTTACAGAGCATGGTAGGAGTGAGATATAACTACAATGAAGAAAGTCCCAGTGTAAGTGCCTCCCTGTTGTATGGCGCCTGGTTTCCTTACCTGCGTGCAGGAGTGGATTACCGGATGCAGCGTTACCTGAATGTGAATGATACCGTCCAGATACAATGGAATGAGCTGGACTGGTACGGCGGTGTAAGCATCCCGCTGAATTTCACTTCCGGCAAATACTACCGTTACCTCACCCTGAATGGTAACTACCACCAGGTGACCCGTACGCGCAGCGGCAATTCGAAATATGTTTTCCGGGATAACAACATTCAATACATTGATCTGAACGGTAGTTTTACCAATCAACGCATCAAAGCACTGCAGAACATCAATTCGCATTTTGCGCAATCACTGCAGTTCCGTTATAACAGATCCATCAACGGTATTCCGGCAGAACAGCTGTATGGCCGTTTAGATCTTTACCTGCCGGGTTTTTCAGCAAACCACAGCATTGTGCTGCAAGGTGCGTTCCAGCAGAAAGATACCAGCCTGCGGTATGCCTTTACGGATTACTTTGTGTATGCAAGAGGTTATACCAAACCTTTCTACGAGCATATGTATAAACTCGGGGCCAACTATCATTTCCCGATCGCATACCCTGACTGGGGATTTGCGAATATCCTGTTCTTCAACCGCCTGAGAGGAAATGTATTCTACGATCATAGTGTGGCTTACAACTTTAGGTCCAGGCAGGATGTTACATATGCATCTACCGGCGGGGAAATGTTCTTCGATACTAAACTGGGGAATGTGCTGCCTTTTACCTTTGGTGTAAGGTACAGCCACCTGTTGAACACCAACCCGGGAGATCCGTTACGGAAGGATAGGTTTGAAGTGATCATTCCTTTGCAGCAATTATTCAATTATTAAAATTCGTGCATGAGACCGCTACAGAAAAGAGATCCTTTCTACATCAGATTAAGTCATACGCTTTTAAGCCTGGTGTTGATTGTGATCATTCTCCGCACCATGAAGGAGATACTGGCGCCCGTAGCCTTCGGCTTTATTTTCGCCATTCTCTTATTACCTGTGGCGCAGGGGCTGGAAAGGATCAGGTTCTCCCGCGGTCTCGCAGCCACTGTAGCAGTGTTGTTATTTATCCTCTTAATGGCAGGATTGTTATATTTCATCTCCTGGCAAACCTCTTCGTTCTTAACAGATCTTCCCTTACTGGAAAAGCGCCTGATGGTACAGGCGAATGAACTTACGCTTTGGATAGATGAAAAGTTCAAGATCGATTCTGATCAGCAGATCGCCTGGATCAATGAAACAGCAGCAAAGAGTATCACCACTGTTTCTGCATTTGCGATGAATGCGGTTTCTTCTGTTTCTGCCATTCTCATTTTCCTGATCTTCATACCGATGTATACTTTCTTCCTGCTCTTCTATCGCAAGCTGCTGGTACGTTTCCTGTTGAAGCTGTTCCATCGCGATCATGCGGATGAAGTGCATGAAGTGATTGCACATGCACGGGTGGTAGTGAAAAGTTATGTGGTGGGATTATTCATAGAAATGGTAGTGGTAGCGGTGTTGAATATTTCTGCATTGTTATTGCTGGGTGTAAAATATGCTGTGTTGCTGGGGACATTGGGGGCTATCTTTAACATCATTCCTTACCTGGGTATGATTGTAACCATTATCATCACACTGGTGGTGACCTTAACTACAGGAACGCCTGCACTGGCTTTGTGGGCAGCGCTTTCCCTGTTTATTATTCACCTGATAGATGCGAATGTATTGCTGCCTCGTATTGTTGGATCGAAGGTGTCCATCAATGCCATGATCACTTTACTGGGCGTATTTGTAGGTAGTATGATATGGGGGATAGCAGGCATGTTCATCTCCATTCCGGCTATGGCGCTGCTGAAGATCATCTTCGACAGGGTGCCGAGTATGAAGCCCTGGGGGATCTTAATGGGGTCGGGAGAATAATTATTTAATAGTGATCTTCAGCTCAGGAGCCCGGTAGAATTTATCGCCGGTGTATTTGATCACGATATTATTGAAGAACAATACTTCACCTTTCTGGATGGTTTCTTTCAACCTATTGCTCCAGGTGGTATCTATCTTGTTTGATTTAAAGGAATCACCGATATACTCTGTATAAAAGCCTACTTCATTCGTGGTGTCGTTCAAATAAGGTTCCTTCTTTTCCCAGGTGAAATCAAAAGAAACAACGGGGAATTTTTGATTACTGCCATCCCTGACGATCAGGGCAGAATCCAATAATTTCAATACTTCAGGGCGGGGGAGGGTATCACTGAGGAAGATGCCCCAGGTGGTACGGAAGCGCAATGGCTTTTGAGCAGCAGTAGCTGCCGGTGTTTTGCCTGGCGCCGGTTTCTTAACAGCCGGTTTATTGCTTTGTGCAACAGCACCCAGTGCGCAACAACAGATCAGCGTGACAGTATAAAAGAGTTTCTGCGTCATAGGCTTATTAAAAAAGATCGTCCGGTTATTCAACGCCGGACGATCTTTAAAATTATAAAGTTTTCAAACTTTCTTCAATTGCCTGGATCTTGGCGATACAGTCCGCTTGCTTCTTTCGCTCTGCTTCCACCACTTCCGGTTTGGCATTTGCCACAAAGCGCTCATTGGATAATTTGTTCTCTACAGACTTCAGGAAGCCCTGCTGGTATTCCAGGTCTTTGAGCAATTGTTCCTTTTGAGCGGCGGGGTCCACTTCTCTTTCTGTAACCAGATAGAACTTGTCTTTCCCGATCACCAGGGCAATTGCGCCGGGGATAGCTTCTTTCGTATAAGCTACCACGTTGGCATTCACCTGTTTGGCAATGATGTTTTCTATCCGTTTAAATGCGTTTTCGTGATGTGTTTCAATATGTAAGCCAATCTCATCTTTCGGTTTGAACTGGTTTTTGTTACGGGCATCACGGATACTGCTGATCACTTCTTTTGCCAGTGCACCTTCCACCAGTACAGTATTGTTAGCAGCTGCAGGTCTGGCAAACTGACGGATCACTACATCATCTCCTGCTTTGCGTTCGCGGAGCAGGTGATAGAGTTCTTCTGTGATGAAAGGCATGAACGGATGCAGCAATTGCACAAGGCGTTCAAAGAAACCGATGGTCTTTTCATACACACCGGCATCGATGGGTTGTTCAAAACCAGGTTTGATCCATTCCAGGTACCAGCTGCAGAAATCGTCCCAGATCAGGCTGTATATAGCTTTCAGCGCTTCGCTGAGGCGGAAGTCTTTAAAGAGTTTTTCTACTTCTGCATGCACTTCGTTGAGGCGGTTCTCCATCCATTCCACTGCAAATGTGGGAACGGGGGCACCGGTATTTTCAACAGGTTTCCACATCTTCACCAGCTTGAGGGCATTCCACATCTTGTTGTTGAAGAAGCGGCCCTGCTCGCAGCTGGTATCGTCAAACAGCAGATCATTACCTGCCGGAGAGGAGATCATGATACCGAAACGTACGGCATCTGCGCCATACTTTTCAATCAGTTCCAGCAGATCAGGTGAGTTGCCTAATTGTTTACTCATTTTGCGGCCCAGCTTGTCACGCACCATGCCGGTGAAGTATACATCGCTGAAAGGCTTTACCTGCTTGTATTCCAGGCCCGCCATGATCATGCGTGCCACCCAGAAGAAAATGATATCCTGCCCTGTTACCAATACAGAGGTGGGGTAGTAGTAGTTGATATCTTTATTGTCAGGGTCGCTGATACCGTTGAAAACCTCTACCGGCCAGAGCCAGGAGGAGAACCAGGTATCCAGGCAATCTTCATCCTGTTTTAATTTAGTGGCCTGTTTGCCGAATTTCTCCGCATACAATTTCAACGCTGCATCATGTGTTTCTGCTACAACAAACTGACCGTTATCATCGTACCAGGCGGGGATCTGCTGCCCCCACCACAATTGGCGGGAGATACACCAGTCTTTCACATTTTCCATCCAGTATTTGTAGGTAGCCAGGAAACGATCGCCGGGGTGGATCTTCACATCACCATTCACAACAGCATCCAGTGCGGGTTGCGCCATGTCTGCCATTTTCACGAACCATTGTGTGGAGATGCGGGGTTCCACTACCGTATCCGGGTTACGTTGGCTGTAACCGAGGCGGGTGGCGTATTCTTCTTCCTTCACCATCAGGCCTTGTTCCTGTAAGGCAGCTACTACTTTCTTTCTTGCGCGGAAGCGGTCTTCTCCCACAAATACTTCAGCAGCAGCGCTTAAGGTACCATCGTCATTGAGGGTGTCAACAATCTCCAGGTTGTGTTTAAGACCCAGGTTATAGTCGTTGATATCATGGGCGGGCGTCACTTTCAGCGCGCCTGTTCCAAATTCCTTATCAACATACGTATCATAAATGATGGGGACTTTCCGGTTCACCAAAGGCACTACGGCAAAGTGGCCATTGAGGTGTGCATACCTTTCATCTTCCGGATTTACGCAGATGGCGGTATCACCCATGATGGTTTCAGGGCGTTGTGTGGCAATGG
This DNA window, taken from Chitinophaga niabensis, encodes the following:
- a CDS encoding HesB/IscA family protein, with product METIAQSPIKLTSGAVQELNRIRQEDGFDASQYLRIGVKGGGCSGLSYVLGFDAKMEDDDVFELEGIPVVMKKAHGIYLLGMEIDFQNGLNARGFTFSNPNASSSCGCGTSFAV
- a CDS encoding AI-2E family transporter, with the protein product MRPLQKRDPFYIRLSHTLLSLVLIVIILRTMKEILAPVAFGFIFAILLLPVAQGLERIRFSRGLAATVAVLLFILLMAGLLYFISWQTSSFLTDLPLLEKRLMVQANELTLWIDEKFKIDSDQQIAWINETAAKSITTVSAFAMNAVSSVSAILIFLIFIPMYTFFLLFYRKLLVRFLLKLFHRDHADEVHEVIAHARVVVKSYVVGLFIEMVVVAVLNISALLLLGVKYAVLLGTLGAIFNIIPYLGMIVTIIITLVVTLTTGTPALALWAALSLFIIHLIDANVLLPRIVGSKVSINAMITLLGVFVGSMIWGIAGMFISIPAMALLKIIFDRVPSMKPWGILMGSGE
- a CDS encoding valine--tRNA ligase, producing the protein MELSKNYIPASAEDKWYQYWMDKQYFRSVPDERPPFTIVIPPPNVTGVLHMGHTLNETVQDILVRHARMSGFNACWVPGSDHASIATESKVVNMLKDEKGIEKSQLSREEFLKYAYEWKDKYGGIIYHQIKKLGCSVDWDRVSFTMDDHYYKAVIRVFVDLYDKGLIYRGARMINWDPKAKTALSDEEVEYKELNGKLYHVKYAIVNGDGKPTGEFITIATQRPETIMGDTAICVNPEDERYAHLNGHFAVVPLVNRKVPIIYDTYVDKEFGTGALKVTPAHDINDYNLGLKHNLEIVDTLNDDGTLSAAAEVFVGEDRFRARKKVVAALQEQGLMVKEEEYATRLGYSQRNPDTVVEPRISTQWFVKMADMAQPALDAVVNGDVKIHPGDRFLATYKYWMENVKDWCISRQLWWGQQIPAWYDDNGQFVVAETHDAALKLYAEKFGKQATKLKQDEDCLDTWFSSWLWPVEVFNGISDPDNKDINYYYPTSVLVTGQDIIFFWVARMIMAGLEYKQVKPFSDVYFTGMVRDKLGRKMSKQLGNSPDLLELIEKYGADAVRFGIMISSPAGNDLLFDDTSCEQGRFFNNKMWNALKLVKMWKPVENTGAPVPTFAVEWMENRLNEVHAEVEKLFKDFRLSEALKAIYSLIWDDFCSWYLEWIKPGFEQPIDAGVYEKTIGFFERLVQLLHPFMPFITEELYHLLRERKAGDDVVIRQFARPAAANNTVLVEGALAKEVISSIRDARNKNQFKPKDEIGLHIETHHENAFKRIENIIAKQVNANVVAYTKEAIPGAIALVIGKDKFYLVTEREVDPAAQKEQLLKDLEYQQGFLKSVENKLSNERFVANAKPEVVEAERKKQADCIAKIQAIEESLKTL